Proteins encoded in a region of the Ornithodoros turicata isolate Travis chromosome 3, ASM3712646v1, whole genome shotgun sequence genome:
- the LOC135387730 gene encoding zinc finger protein 678-like codes for MHFLVLFFFLLSQLEPSAVNIEPSQHLAQNTVFVSNTESGHTSGRDGVDAAEPYRCSTCKSSFSDASQLSVHNVACHNEDLTSKTDNKRTSASTEDAAEDAALAGFPSECVVCSQTFKTWPELGSHMQSHDPAPTEPDFFKNCHMADGTIQCMICGVVTPDECSLRRHFATHTNVHQFFCPKCPSSFKTSRSFISHFKRAHTSLARVYRCELCNFTTLHHTILQQHRQKHDGGAEKERCEVCFKVVWKTRLRYHYFIHTGEKTHICKLCGKGYCTGPHLKTHITSIHLGIKPKYEYRDCQVCDVRVLSRNFESHMRRHTDEPTDTCCICGKHFYSLEGYTLHMERIHVGIKDRKCPVCQKAFYSIGDIHQHMRVHVDEKRFKCEVCAKAFKWKHKIGDHMKTHSEERPFKCDLCGEAFKWKHNLANHVRAKHK; via the exons ATGCACTTCctggtactttttttttttttactctcccAGCTTGAACCTTCGGCTGTCAACATCGAACCTTCTCAACACCTGGCGCAGAATACTGTCTTCGTATCGAACACTGAAAGTGGACACACAAGTGGTCGCGATGGGGTTGACGCAGCTGAACCTTATAGATGCTCCACCTGCAAATCCTCCTTCTCGGACGCCAGTCAGCTGTCGGTGCATAATGTCGCCTGCCATAACGAAGAC CTCACGAGCAAGACGGACAATAAACGCACCAGCGCCAGTACTGAAGACGCTGCCGAAGACGCTGCACTAGCAGGCTTTCCAAGCGAATGCGTCGTGTGTAGCCAGACATTCAAAACCTGGCCTGAACTCGGGAGCCATATGCAGTCACATGATCCC GCACCAACCGAGCCAGACTTCTTCAAGAACTGCCACATGGCTGACGGAACCATCCAGTGCATGATCTGTGGTGTCGTCACGCCAGACGAATGTTCTCTCCGCCGTCACTTCGCAACTCACACCAATGTGCATCAATTCTTCTGCCCAAAGTGTCCGTCTAGCTTCAAAACATCCAGGAGCTTCATTAGCCACTTCAAGAGAGCTCACACTTCGCTAGCCAGGGTTTACCGATGCGAACTGTGCAATTTCACGACCTTGCACCACACCATTCTACAACAACACAGACAGAAACATGATGGCGGCGCCGAAAAAGAACGCTGTGAAGTGTGCTTCAAGGTGGTCTGGAAAACCAGACTCAGGTACCATTACTTCATCCACACAGGTGAGAAGACGCACATTTGCAAATTGTGCGGCAAAGGGTATTGCACCGGACCGCATCTGAAAACGCATATTACTTCCATACACTTGGGCATCAAACCCAAGTACGAATACCGAGATTGTCAAGTGTGTGATGTGCGGGTGCTTTCCAGAAACTTTGAGTCCCACATGCGCCGTCATACTGACGAACCGACGGATACCTGCTGCATCTGTGGGAAGCACTTTTACAGCCTCGAGGGGTACACCCTTCATATGGAGAGAATACACGTAGGCATCAAGGATCGGAAGTGCCCGGTGTGCCAAAAAGCATTTTACAGTATTGGAGACATCCATCAACACATGCGTGTGCACGTGGACGAGAAACGGTTCAAGTGTGAAGTGTGCGCGAAGGCGTTCAAGTGGAAGCATAAGATCGGGGACCACATGAAGACGCACAGCGAGGAACGGCCCTTTAAGTGTGACCTCTGCGGGGAAGCGTTTAAGTGGAAGCATAATCTGGCCAATCACGTGCGAGCCAAGCACAAGTGA